One genomic region from Planctomycetaceae bacterium encodes:
- a CDS encoding reverse transcriptase family protein, which produces MAWIIAAAVAMAIAVAFVLLKSTQDSKSTPPRRKPEPFTLADLLERLQLTEEDARQLESPQWRKAFIPKSSGGTRLLEIPDDVTLALQRRILHRLLSGLKSHPAAIGFENGKSIVDAARPHSGKQFVIRIDIERFFESTPVTRVEEYFRFIGWTDDAIRLLTTITTCEGHLPQGAATSPRLSNLVNIRMDHALQNVAERFHGHYTRYADDITFSFHFRSGRKARGIVQVIRRILRQSGYRMNSEKTRILRAHQQQQVMGLVVNEKVAIPRSRRRQLRAARHRVRQGKPATFSPEQLQGWTAFEKMVEDQASID; this is translated from the coding sequence ATGGCATGGATCATTGCTGCTGCAGTCGCAATGGCTATCGCAGTCGCCTTTGTACTATTGAAGTCGACGCAGGATTCGAAATCCACGCCTCCCCGGCGTAAGCCCGAGCCATTCACGCTGGCGGATTTGCTTGAACGACTCCAACTTACGGAAGAAGACGCCCGTCAGCTGGAATCGCCGCAATGGCGCAAGGCCTTCATTCCAAAATCCAGTGGCGGAACTCGCCTTCTCGAAATTCCGGATGACGTCACTCTGGCTTTGCAACGCCGAATTCTGCATCGACTTTTGTCCGGGCTCAAAAGTCATCCTGCGGCCATTGGCTTTGAGAACGGCAAAAGCATTGTCGATGCCGCCAGACCTCATTCGGGAAAGCAATTTGTCATCCGAATTGATATCGAACGGTTCTTCGAATCAACACCGGTCACGCGCGTCGAAGAATATTTTCGATTCATCGGCTGGACGGATGATGCGATCAGGCTGCTGACGACGATCACGACCTGCGAAGGTCATTTGCCGCAGGGGGCCGCCACCAGTCCGCGGCTCAGCAATCTGGTTAATATCCGCATGGACCATGCTTTGCAGAACGTGGCGGAGCGATTTCACGGGCACTATACCCGCTATGCAGATGACATTACATTCTCATTTCACTTTCGCAGTGGCCGTAAGGCTCGAGGCATCGTTCAGGTGATACGCCGAATTCTCAGGCAATCCGGTTATCGTATGAATTCGGAAAAGACCCGCATTTTGCGAGCACACCAGCAGCAGCAGGTGATGGGCCTGGTTGTCAACGAAAAGGTCGCCATTCCCCGATCGCGACGCCGCCAGTTGAGAGCGGCCCGTCATCGGGTGCGTCAGGGAAAGCCTGCGACCTTCAGTCCTGAACAGCTGCAGGGATGGACTGCCTTCGAAAAAATGGTAGAAGACCAGGCATCGATAGACTGA
- a CDS encoding DUF3472 domain-containing protein: MASETATMVSEMSGYFGSGNDSRPELNDRSEFMFGKRLQYSLMLLFLLCGVDAFAVDKSLEGIACRSVHLAWAEVPDATAFYNEAHVQQSADGTYFAVCGFSRGYYGIQELYDGRKVIIFSVWDPGKQNNPNEVDEAQRVKLLYNHPDVTVRRFGNEGTGGQSFLNFDWKVGQTYRFAVAARRNTNRTEYASFFFHPDKKEWLHLVTFSTLTPDTLLKGYYSFVEDFRRNRESAQKTRTALFSNPAVRQIDGQWSPVRKARFTADSNPAVNINAGLRDGQCYLSTGGEISNTDTPLNHFITRTNVETVVPEGVEQVIRAWLESPLK; this comes from the coding sequence ATGGCGTCTGAAACTGCAACAATGGTGAGCGAAATGTCTGGATATTTTGGGTCCGGTAATGACAGCCGACCAGAACTTAACGACAGATCAGAATTCATGTTTGGCAAAAGACTGCAATACTCGTTAATGCTCCTCTTCCTTCTGTGCGGCGTAGATGCTTTCGCAGTTGATAAGTCACTGGAAGGCATTGCATGTCGGTCGGTGCATTTGGCATGGGCAGAAGTGCCGGATGCGACAGCTTTCTACAATGAAGCACATGTCCAGCAGTCGGCTGACGGAACATACTTTGCCGTCTGTGGTTTCAGCCGCGGATACTATGGCATCCAGGAATTGTACGACGGTCGCAAGGTGATCATCTTTTCGGTCTGGGATCCCGGCAAACAAAATAACCCAAATGAAGTCGACGAGGCTCAACGTGTCAAGTTGCTGTACAATCATCCGGATGTCACTGTGCGAAGGTTCGGCAATGAAGGCACTGGTGGGCAGAGCTTTCTGAATTTCGACTGGAAGGTCGGGCAGACGTATCGGTTCGCTGTGGCGGCAAGACGTAATACCAATCGAACCGAATACGCTTCGTTCTTTTTTCATCCCGACAAGAAGGAGTGGCTTCATCTTGTCACCTTCAGCACGTTGACTCCGGATACGTTGCTTAAGGGATACTATTCGTTTGTCGAAGACTTTCGTCGAAATCGTGAATCCGCCCAGAAGACTCGTACAGCTTTGTTTTCAAATCCTGCGGTGCGGCAAATCGACGGTCAATGGTCGCCGGTCCGAAAGGCTCGCTTTACAGCGGATTCAAATCCGGCTGTGAATATCAACGCTGGTCTAAGGGATGGTCAGTGTTACCTTTCGACAGGCGGAGAAATCAGCAATACAGACACCCCTTTGAACCACTTCATCACCCGAACGAATGTCGAAACTGTGGTGCCGGAAGGTGTGGAGCAGGTGATCCGTGCGTGGCTGGAAAGTCCGTTGAAGTAG
- the sppA gene encoding signal peptide peptidase SppA, which yields MRREWMIVLFCLFSVAMFVNQGTNIADEKRPLRVDWAEIKISGSYPETSQMPGLFGDLTESLPTILDRMDQAARDKSLKGVLLHIDGVEIGWAKLNELQAGIRKMREAGKTVWARMNDAGTRDYLLACSCERIIMPESSTIMITGLRAEVTFYRNLFEMLDIKADMLRVGAYKSAAEPYTRTEMSDEFRAEMEEILDAFYQIIVTQISESRKLSEEQVKAIIDEGIHSAGRAKELGLLDDIAYEDELAALIRNGQDIDLRMRSDYRKKKPNTELDLFSLMEILGGGKKDMGSTRPRIAVVYAEGPITSGNSPTGLFGEAGISSDKLVPLIQKLGKDENVKAIVLRVDSPGGSALASDLIWRALEATEKPLVVSMGDVAASGGYYISMGAEKIFAEPGTITGSIGVVGGKLSFEGLMKKVGVTQSVVQRGRNSGVLSVTEAFTESGKETMQRMLNTIYEQFTRKAAAGRKMDYEKLEAMARGRVYTGVRAKALGLVDEVGTLDDAIAHARVILNDTEKKLELDTLPKPQSPLEMLLGHARHQQAQPVARAFAELLPAQIRPAIRHLDALNQLAKEPALTILPYSLRIE from the coding sequence ATGCGGCGCGAATGGATGATCGTTTTGTTCTGCCTTTTCTCCGTCGCAATGTTCGTAAATCAGGGTACGAATATTGCCGACGAGAAACGACCCCTTCGAGTTGACTGGGCGGAAATCAAGATCAGTGGTAGTTATCCGGAAACGTCACAAATGCCGGGCTTGTTTGGCGATTTAACGGAGAGCCTCCCCACGATTCTGGATCGCATGGATCAGGCTGCTCGTGATAAATCGCTCAAGGGAGTCTTGCTGCATATTGATGGCGTGGAGATAGGCTGGGCGAAGTTGAACGAGCTTCAGGCAGGCATTCGCAAGATGCGAGAAGCAGGGAAGACTGTTTGGGCCCGAATGAATGATGCGGGGACCAGGGACTACCTGCTGGCGTGTTCGTGCGAACGAATCATCATGCCGGAGTCGTCTACCATCATGATCACCGGGCTGCGTGCCGAAGTGACCTTCTACCGCAATCTGTTTGAAATGCTGGATATCAAAGCCGATATGCTTCGCGTCGGTGCGTACAAGTCCGCAGCGGAACCATATACACGTACCGAAATGAGCGATGAGTTTCGGGCTGAAATGGAAGAAATCCTGGATGCGTTCTACCAGATTATCGTCACACAGATTTCGGAATCGCGAAAGCTCTCTGAAGAGCAGGTCAAGGCAATCATTGACGAGGGTATTCATTCCGCAGGGCGAGCCAAAGAGTTGGGGCTTCTGGATGACATCGCTTATGAGGACGAGTTAGCGGCCCTGATCAGGAATGGGCAGGACATCGATCTGCGCATGCGATCGGACTATCGTAAGAAGAAACCAAATACGGAGCTGGATCTGTTCTCTCTGATGGAGATCCTGGGCGGGGGAAAGAAAGATATGGGCAGCACTCGACCACGCATCGCAGTGGTCTATGCTGAAGGACCCATTACCTCGGGGAATTCACCTACAGGTCTGTTTGGTGAAGCTGGAATCAGTTCTGATAAGCTGGTGCCTTTGATTCAGAAACTTGGCAAAGACGAGAACGTCAAAGCCATCGTTCTGCGCGTCGACAGTCCTGGCGGCAGCGCGCTGGCAAGCGACCTGATCTGGCGAGCACTGGAGGCCACGGAAAAGCCTCTTGTTGTCAGCATGGGTGATGTCGCGGCCAGCGGCGGATATTACATCAGTATGGGAGCTGAAAAGATCTTTGCTGAGCCGGGGACTATTACCGGTTCAATCGGCGTTGTCGGGGGAAAGCTGTCTTTCGAAGGCCTGATGAAAAAGGTCGGCGTGACACAGTCCGTCGTTCAGCGTGGCCGGAACAGCGGGGTGCTAAGCGTCACAGAGGCGTTTACGGAGTCTGGTAAAGAAACCATGCAGCGAATGCTGAACACTATCTACGAGCAATTCACGAGGAAGGCTGCAGCTGGTAGAAAGATGGACTATGAGAAGCTGGAAGCGATGGCACGCGGCCGAGTCTATACCGGCGTCCGAGCGAAAGCGCTTGGATTGGTTGACGAAGTCGGCACGCTCGACGATGCCATCGCCCACGCGAGAGTGATTCTGAACGACACAGAAAAGAAGCTTGAACTGGATACGCTGCCGAAACCCCAAAGCCCGCTGGAAATGCTGCTGGGGCACGCTCGGCATCAGCAGGCTCAACCTGTGGCTCGGGCATTCGCAGAGCTACTTCCGGCGCAGATTCGTCCTGCCATCAGGCATCTCGACGCGCTGAATCAGCTGGCCAAAGAACCTGCACTGACAATCCTGCCATACTCACTACGGATTGAATAG
- a CDS encoding sulfurtransferase: protein MNHPVIISTEELAAQSGNSNLAIVDCRFKLGVPDYGREAYLAEHIPGAVYAHLDDDLSGPIIEGETGRHPLPAVEIFQQLLSSWGIDSETTVVAYDDASSVYAGRLWWMLKWMGHDSVSVLDGDWRKWKRENRPVKSGEETRRHRPFVPVLRPEMQVSVDDVAANIAQGRWKVFDSRDESRYEGHPNPLDPVAGHIPGAVSAWFARNLDSDGCFLPPETLKARFDQLLAETLPEDSVFYCGSGVSVHNNLIALALAGFSELPRVYIGSWSHWISDPNRPVETTLP from the coding sequence ATGAATCACCCAGTCATTATTTCGACCGAGGAACTTGCTGCGCAGTCCGGCAACTCCAATTTGGCAATCGTCGATTGCCGTTTCAAGCTTGGGGTTCCGGACTATGGCAGAGAAGCCTACCTGGCGGAACATATTCCCGGGGCTGTCTATGCTCACCTGGACGATGATCTGTCGGGGCCGATCATCGAAGGAGAAACAGGACGCCATCCCCTGCCTGCCGTTGAAATCTTTCAGCAGTTGTTGAGTTCCTGGGGAATCGATTCCGAAACAACAGTCGTAGCGTATGACGACGCATCAAGCGTTTATGCAGGGCGTCTGTGGTGGATGTTGAAATGGATGGGGCATGACAGTGTCTCCGTACTGGATGGCGACTGGCGTAAGTGGAAACGCGAAAACCGACCCGTAAAATCAGGTGAAGAAACGCGGCGACACCGCCCATTTGTCCCCGTGCTTCGACCAGAAATGCAGGTGAGCGTTGATGATGTGGCGGCAAATATCGCTCAGGGACGATGGAAAGTCTTCGACTCGCGTGATGAATCACGTTACGAAGGGCATCCGAATCCACTGGACCCTGTCGCCGGACACATCCCCGGTGCTGTGTCCGCCTGGTTCGCCAGGAACCTGGACTCAGATGGCTGTTTCCTGCCTCCTGAAACTCTGAAGGCTCGCTTCGATCAACTACTCGCCGAAACGCTGCCAGAGGATTCTGTGTTTTACTGCGGTTCGGGTGTGAGTGTTCACAACAATCTGATTGCACTTGCTCTGGCTGGCTTTTCAGAATTGCCCCGCGTTTATATTGGCTCATGGAGCCACTGGATTTCAGACCCCAATCGTCCGGTCGAAACGACACTGCCATGA
- a CDS encoding 2OG-Fe(II) oxygenase, protein MIEVDESQPYIIKVPGVLSEVECNLLIERIESMGPTTATVNTLSGTQVKPRIRNNDRVIFDDDSLAALLMERLSSDAPKTCHGMKLVGANERFRCYRYQKGMRFAPHSDGAFYRNDFEFSCYTCLVYLNSSFKGGATTFVTEPEIVIRPVTGMALLFQHPIIHEGSVVESGVKYVCRTDLMYRSQEKTADK, encoded by the coding sequence ATGATAGAGGTCGATGAGTCGCAACCCTACATCATCAAGGTGCCAGGGGTGCTATCGGAGGTTGAATGCAACCTCTTGATAGAACGCATCGAGTCGATGGGGCCGACGACGGCGACAGTCAATACGCTCTCGGGAACTCAGGTTAAACCTCGAATTCGTAACAACGACCGAGTCATCTTTGATGATGACAGTCTCGCGGCATTGTTGATGGAACGACTGAGTTCCGACGCTCCCAAAACCTGCCACGGAATGAAACTGGTCGGTGCAAATGAACGATTTCGGTGCTATCGATATCAAAAAGGTATGCGTTTCGCCCCGCATTCCGACGGGGCATTTTACCGTAACGATTTCGAATTCAGCTGTTACACCTGCCTTGTCTATCTCAACAGCAGTTTCAAAGGAGGTGCCACGACATTTGTTACGGAGCCTGAGATTGTTATCCGCCCGGTCACCGGCATGGCATTACTATTTCAGCATCCGATCATCCACGAAGGGAGCGTCGTCGAATCCGGCGTCAAGTATGTCTGCCGAACGGACTTAATGTACCGCTCGCAAGAGAAAACGGCAGACAAGTGA
- a CDS encoding DUF2200 domain-containing protein: MDSRKSHDERIAGMTFSSVYPHYIAKVEKKGRSKDELHQVIRWLTGFTEKKLQKQIENKVTFEQFFGAAKLNPNAHLITGVICGYRVEEIENELTQKVRYMDKLVDELAKGRPMEKILRSE; encoded by the coding sequence ATGGACAGCAGAAAAAGTCATGATGAACGAATTGCCGGGATGACATTTTCATCGGTATATCCGCATTACATTGCGAAAGTTGAAAAGAAAGGGCGAAGCAAGGATGAGCTTCACCAGGTGATTCGATGGCTCACCGGTTTCACCGAAAAGAAGCTCCAGAAGCAAATCGAAAACAAAGTCACGTTTGAACAATTCTTTGGGGCAGCGAAACTGAACCCCAACGCACACTTGATCACAGGCGTCATCTGCGGTTACCGCGTTGAAGAAATCGAGAATGAATTAACGCAGAAAGTCAGATACATGGACAAACTGGTGGACGAGTTGGCGAAAGGAAGACCGATGGAGAAGATTCTGCGATCGGAATGA
- a CDS encoding SMC-Scp complex subunit ScpB translates to MSDSEDPEVVATPDEVTPQLTDDTGAEWSVVDRPQPSTEPGLQESDPGVDADDPGDIELAYRQALQALDEAERQVGSALNDFAEDQNHTSDDDANTSGLSVGQQLAEELASRNEGDVDSDDKLLVEGLRRVTPGQVIEAALFVGGDVALTARKLASLIGQDVDARVAVSLVDSLNQTYLRQNRPYEIRLHEGGFRLELREQFHDVSLRAFGIGPREVKLSPEVLEVLAYVAYNQPLTKEEMTQIDRPNCMSLLRQLLRLQLVELQRTGDKRTDVSYVTTERFLQLFGLRTIKDLPTADIFSFK, encoded by the coding sequence ATGTCCGACAGCGAAGATCCGGAGGTTGTTGCCACTCCTGATGAAGTGACGCCGCAACTCACTGATGACACGGGCGCCGAATGGTCCGTGGTCGACAGGCCTCAGCCTTCCACCGAACCGGGCTTACAGGAATCAGATCCCGGGGTCGACGCTGATGACCCCGGAGACATTGAACTTGCATACCGGCAGGCCCTGCAGGCTCTGGACGAAGCCGAGCGTCAGGTTGGTTCTGCGCTGAATGACTTCGCTGAAGATCAAAACCATACATCGGATGATGATGCCAACACCAGCGGCCTTTCGGTGGGTCAGCAGTTGGCAGAAGAACTCGCATCCCGCAATGAGGGCGATGTTGATTCCGATGACAAGTTACTGGTCGAAGGTCTTCGCCGCGTCACACCAGGGCAGGTGATTGAGGCGGCACTGTTTGTCGGTGGTGACGTGGCCCTCACCGCCCGGAAACTGGCGTCATTGATTGGTCAGGATGTTGATGCCCGAGTGGCTGTTTCGCTGGTGGATTCACTCAACCAGACCTACTTACGTCAGAATCGACCATACGAAATCCGATTGCACGAAGGCGGATTTCGCCTGGAGCTGAGGGAGCAGTTTCATGACGTCAGTCTGCGAGCCTTTGGCATAGGCCCGCGGGAAGTCAAACTTTCGCCTGAAGTTCTGGAAGTGCTGGCCTACGTTGCTTACAACCAGCCTTTAACCAAGGAAGAAATGACTCAGATTGACCGCCCGAACTGTATGTCACTTCTTCGTCAATTGCTTCGGCTTCAACTGGTTGAATTGCAGCGTACCGGGGACAAGCGAACCGATGTCAGCTACGTCACCACGGAACGGTTTCTGCAGTTGTTCGGCCTGCGGACGATCAAAGACCTTCCGACAGCGGATATCTTCAGTTTCAAGTAG